Proteins co-encoded in one Arachis stenosperma cultivar V10309 chromosome 7, arast.V10309.gnm1.PFL2, whole genome shotgun sequence genomic window:
- the LOC130941144 gene encoding extensin-like: MMMRRLNIVAVFSLIVALFLSHSLVIAKRHHEHHSPSPSPAHSPRYHHPSPAKSPSLPPKSAAPTVPSYGPSSPSLATTPAAVSPTIHSPAPAPSHQNHSLTPAPVPAPVAYPPSPKSGPSPLPAPVAHSPTPKSGPTPEPVPAPDAGESRIPAPASSSPTGISDSPANDEENHKGSGSKLGVTVTLFALSVFLVLAM; this comes from the coding sequence ATGATGATGCGGCGTCTTAATATTGTGGCGGTTTTCTCTTTGATTGTTGCACTCTTCCTCTCGCATTCTCTTGTTATAGCAAAACGCCACCATGAACATCATTCTCCGTCACCTTCTCCGGCGCACTCTCCGAGATATCATCACCCATCCCCTGCGAAGTCTCCGTCATTACCGCCGAAATCCGCCGCTCCGACGGTTCCTTCATATGGTCCTTCGTCACCGTCTCTGGCAACAACACCAGCAGCGGTTTCTCCGACGATTCATTCCCCGGCTCCGGCTCCCAGCCATCAAAACCATAGTTTAACACCGGCACCGGTACCGGCACCCGTAGCTTATCCTCCGTCTCCAAAGAGTGGTCCGTCACCGTTACCGGCTCCGGTGGCTCATTCTCCGACTCCAAAGAGTGGCCCCACACCGGAACCAGTGCCAGCGCCAGATGCAGGAGAGAGTAGGATTCCAGCTCCGGCGAGTTCTTCTCCGACGGGGATTTCAGATTCCCCTGCAAATGACGAAGAGAATCATAAGGGTTCGGGTTCGAAATTGGGTGTTACTGTTACCTTGTTTGCTTTATCAGTCTTTCTCGTCTTGGCCATGTAG
- the LOC130942108 gene encoding nuclear transcription factor Y subunit B-3-like, protein MADSDNESGGAQNAGNNNSELSPREQDRFLPIANVSRIMKKALPANAKISKDAKETVQECVSEFISFITGEASDKCQREKRKTINGDDLLWAMTTLGFEEYVEPLKIYLQRFREMEGEKSVAARDKDAVGVNAAYDYGGGGSGGAMGMMMNQGHVYGSGAFHQVAVSGGGSGGPVMGKSGGPNYPGAGSNAGRPR, encoded by the coding sequence ATGGCGGACTCGGACAACGAGTCAGGAGGCGCGCAGAACGCCGGGAACAATAACAGCGAGCTGTCGCCGCGGGAGCAGGACCGGTTCCTACCGATCGCGAACGTGAGCAGGATCATGAAGAAGGCGCTTCCGGCGAACGCGAAGATCTCAAAGGACGCGAAGGAGACGGTGCAGGAGTGTGTTTCGGAGTTCATCAGCTTCATCACCGGCGAGGCCTCCGATAAGTGCCAGCGCGAGAAGCGGAAGACGATCAACGGCGACGATTTGCTTTGGGCGATGACGACGCTAGGGTTCGAGGAGTACGTGGAGCCGCTCAAGATTTATCTGCAGAGGTTCAGGGAAATGGAAGGTGAGAAGAGCGTTGCGGCGCGTGACAAGGACGCGGTTGGGGTCAACGCCGCATACGATTACGGAGGAGGTGGTAGTGGTGGCGCAATGGGGATGATGATGAACCAGGGACACGTGTACGGCTCTGGTGCGTTTCATCAAGTGGCTGTGAGTGGTGGAGGTAGTGGTGGTCCTGTTATGGGTAAGAGTGGTGGGCCCAATTATCCGGGTGCTGGATCTAATGCAGGTAGACCCAGATAG
- the LOC130940562 gene encoding protein TIC 20-v, chloroplastic produces MASSTFLLSPLTFSHNKKPLLHYSFLHSSTKNLNLLLPKGFIRKTNELRTLTVAKSNGSDSADAPDRLISALCYFYPFFDGVQYGKYVINQFYPVQAIVQPLFPAIRVFKSFPFNGFLVFLTLYFVVVRNQNFSRYVRFNTMQAIVLDVLLIFPDLLERTFNPRSGFGLDLMMSLDSTVFLFLLVSLIYGSSSCLLGQIPRLPIVADAADRQVL; encoded by the coding sequence atggcCAGCTCCACCTTCCTCCTCTCCCCTCTCACTTTCTCACACAACAAAAAACCACTTCTTCATTATTCCTTCCTTCATTCCTCCACAAAAAATCTAAACTTGCTGCTTCCAAAGGGATTCATCAGAAAAACCAATGAACTCAGAACCCTCACAGTGGCCAAATCCAACGGTAGTGATTCAGCAGATGCTCCTGACCGTTTGATCTCTGCACTCTGCTACTTCTACCCTTTCTTTGATGGGGTTCAGTATGGTAAATATGTCATCAATCAGTTCTATCCTGTTCAAGCCATTGTTCAACCCTTGTTCCCTGCTATTAGGGTTTTCAAAAGCTTCCCCTTTAATGGGTTCCTTGTATTTTTGACACTTTACTTTGTTGTTGTGAGGAACCAAAATTTCAGTAGGTATGTGAGGTTCAACACAATGCAAGCCATTGTTCTTGATGTGCTCTTGATTTTCCCTGATCTTTTGGAGAGGACTTTCAATCCAAGGAGTGGTTTTGGTTTGGATTTGATGATGAGCTTGGATAGTACTGTGTTCTTGTTCCTCTTGGTGTCTTTGATCTATGGCTCTTCTTCCTGCTTGTTGGGTCAAATTCCAAGATTGCCCATTGTTGCTGATGCTGCTGATAGGCAAGTTCTATGA